The region ACCTCAATAGGCTTTGGCTTTATTGCTACTACAGATGATGTTAGTGAAAGCTTTATCTCATTAATTGAGAGATTCGGCTTGATGTAGCCATAAAGAGGGTTTCTTGGACTTCCATGAACAATGTAGTGTTTTTTACCATCGATAACTTTTTCTATTGTTTTTGGTAGAGTTCTAAGCCACTCTATCTGTTCTCTTGACAATAGCTTTAGAGATATGTTCTTCCTTGTGTATTCGCTAAGGTTGTGAAGAACTGGATCACATTTACAATCAGTATTGAAAGCAACAGCGTAATCATGATTCCCCATAACTATGGCATCAGGTTTCAAATCCTTAACAATGTCTATCACAATATGTGGTTCAGGTCCATAGTCAACGAAATCCCCTAAAAACCATACAGCATCCCATTTATCTACAGACTCAAGAACACTTCTAAGAGCTTCTGCATTTCCATGAATATCAGAAACTATGAGTATTCTCATAGCCTTAATCCCACTAGTATCGCCTAGTTTTAACCTAAAATACTTAACTATAGTGAAGCATTGTTTTTAATACTAAATACATTAATATTCTTGCTATATCAAGCTTTCACATACTGTAATACATAGCTATAACGATTAGTAATAATTAATGAAGATTCTCCATATTGTCTTATTTCCCCGATTTGTCTCATGTATTGATAAATGATCTGCAAAAT is a window of Ignisphaera sp. DNA encoding:
- a CDS encoding metallophosphoesterase family protein, whose product is MRILIVSDIHGNAEALRSVLESVDKWDAVWFLGDFVDYGPEPHIVIDIVKDLKPDAIVMGNHDYAVAFNTDCKCDPVLHNLSEYTRKNISLKLLSREQIEWLRTLPKTIEKVIDGKKHYIVHGSPRNPLYGYIKPNLSINEIKLSLTSSVVAIKPKPIEVDYVFVGHTHIPMDIKVDSVRIVNPGSCGQPRDGDYRASYAIYDTETNIFEIGRIEYDIERVVKKLEELNLESGYSEYLKAILKTGRIDLLKR